The Gammaproteobacteria bacterium genome has a segment encoding these proteins:
- a CDS encoding BrnT family toxin: MHYEWDENKRQINRETHDVDFIDAEGFDWTEAQIRIDFRNHDQELRLIAYGPIGNRLHVMVSTLRAQLIRIISLRKANRREVKRYVENKAHHPH; the protein is encoded by the coding sequence ATGCATTACGAATGGGATGAAAACAAACGCCAGATAAATCGCGAGACCCATGACGTGGATTTCATCGATGCGGAAGGGTTCGACTGGACCGAGGCACAGATCAGAATCGATTTCCGCAATCACGACCAGGAACTGCGCCTGATCGCCTATGGGCCGATCGGCAACCGTCTCCACGTCATGGTGTCTACGCTCCGGGCGCAGCTCATCCGAATCATCAGCCTGCGCAAGGCAAACCGCCGCGAGGTCAAGCGTTATGTCGAAAACAAAGCTCATCATCCCCACTGA
- a CDS encoding BrnA antitoxin family protein, producing the protein MSKTKLIIPTEREDAEINAGIARDPDARELSDEEIAQMRPADEVVPDVVKAYKAGKLKGRGPQKTPTKQPIYIRLSPEVLAYFKGTGKGWQTRLDEVLREYVRRNA; encoded by the coding sequence ATGTCGAAAACAAAGCTCATCATCCCCACTGAACGTGAGGATGCCGAAATCAATGCCGGAATCGCCCGTGATCCCGACGCCCGTGAATTGAGCGACGAGGAGATCGCGCAGATGCGACCAGCCGATGAGGTCGTTCCCGATGTCGTCAAGGCATACAAGGCGGGCAAGCTGAAGGGCCGTGGCCCCCAGAAAACACCCACAAAGCAACCCATATACATCCGCCTCTCACCCGAGGTGTTGGCGTACTTCAAGGGCACTGGAAAAGGTTGGCAGACCCGCCTGGACGAGGTCCTTCGCGAATACGTTAGAAGAAACGCATGA
- a CDS encoding HigA family addiction module antidote protein, which yields MSIKREALREIDFSEVVDPRGAAIPPTSPADILLHEYMEPLGLSANALAGALRVPANRITNILKGRRSNTVDTALRLARCLGTTPPYWMNLQSGYDLEVTMAEKDAAIAGEISRRVTAP from the coding sequence ATGAGCATCAAACGCGAGGCTTTGCGGGAAATCGATTTCTCGGAAGTCGTCGATCCGCGAGGCGCGGCCATCCCGCCGACCAGCCCCGCAGACATCCTGCTGCATGAATACATGGAGCCGCTCGGCCTGTCGGCCAATGCGCTTGCCGGCGCATTGCGCGTGCCCGCCAACCGCATCACCAACATCCTGAAAGGCCGCCGCTCGAACACCGTGGACACGGCCTTGCGCCTGGCCCGGTGTCTCGGCACCACGCCGCCGTACTGGATGAACCTGCAATCCGGTTACGACCTGGAGGTCACCATGGCTGAAAAGGACGCGGCGATCGCCGGCGAGATCTCGCGCCGCGTAACCGCGCCATGA
- a CDS encoding 3'-5' exoribonuclease, with protein sequence MIDLETMGTSADAAIIAIGAVRFDTEITDRFHCIVSLQSSVDARLRMDPSTILWWMQRSESARAQFAEEGTEIDYALIEFEEWLEEDTIVWGNGSDFDNAILANAYRALNLPVPWKFWNNRCYRTVKALHPEIKEGCTGGSIYHCAVDDAAPPRHLFSGIAVCGACGGPMAMIDARRYGCTIHRNRGRAVCDMELTVTRKRLEERLLAGIREQLKENLRMDVDRAREILCGSSWAVRSVECRNPAA encoded by the coding sequence ATGATCGACCTCGAAACCATGGGCACCAGCGCGGACGCGGCCATCATCGCCATCGGGGCCGTGCGCTTCGATACCGAGATTACCGACCGCTTCCATTGCATCGTGTCGCTTCAAAGCAGCGTCGATGCAAGACTGCGCATGGATCCGAGCACCATTCTGTGGTGGATGCAGCGCAGCGAATCGGCTCGCGCGCAGTTCGCCGAGGAGGGAACCGAGATTGATTACGCCCTGATCGAGTTCGAGGAATGGCTCGAAGAGGACACCATCGTCTGGGGCAACGGCTCGGATTTCGACAACGCCATCCTCGCCAACGCCTACCGCGCCTTGAACTTGCCCGTTCCCTGGAAATTCTGGAACAACCGCTGCTACCGCACCGTGAAGGCCCTGCACCCGGAGATCAAGGAGGGGTGCACTGGCGGCAGCATTTACCACTGCGCCGTTGACGACGCCGCGCCGCCGCGGCACCTGTTCTCCGGGATCGCGGTCTGCGGCGCCTGCGGCGGACCCATGGCCATGATCGACGCCCGCCGCTATGGCTGCACCATCCACCGCAATCGCGGACGGGCTGTTTGCGACATGGAACTCACCGTGACCCGCAAGCGCCTCGAGGAGCGCCTGCTCGCCGGCATTCGCGAGCAGCTCAAGGAGAATCTGCGTATGGATGTGGACCGCGCCCGTGAAATACTGTGCGGCAGCTCGTGGGCGGTGAGATCCGTCGAGTGCCGGAATCCGGCGGCCTGA
- the nuoN gene encoding NADH-quinone oxidoreductase subunit NuoN, producing MNQFQSDILMVVPELFMLGMICLILVVDLFLEESRRDLTYWLSVLTLVGAFVLTATMFSFGEGNRLGFGGQFVMDDMAVLLKSSIYLIMIAVFVYSRPYLKDRELFRGEYYVLGLFGVLGMMIMVSAHNFLTIYLGLELLALSQYALVAISRDSGVASEAAVKYFVLGAIASGMLLYGMSILYGLSGSLDLAEISNYLATNTGKNLYMAFGLSFVVVGVGFKLGAVPFHMWVPDVYHGAPTSVTLYIGSAPKIAAFAMVIRLLVESMGSLFADWHQMLVVLAALSMAIGNVIAIAQSNIKRMLAYSTIAHVGFILMGILAGTPEGYSAAMFYAIVYAIMAAGGFGMILVLSRQGFEPENIEDFKGLNDRSPWFAFIMLLLMFSMAGVPPTVGFYAKFSVIQAAVRVDLVWLAVYAVVFSVVGAFYYLRVVKLMYFDKSDDDTVIAPVTDAGVVMSANGLLMLILGLFPGGLMALCANATNW from the coding sequence ATGAACCAGTTCCAATCCGACATCCTGATGGTCGTCCCCGAGTTGTTCATGCTCGGCATGATCTGCTTGATACTCGTCGTCGATCTGTTCCTCGAGGAATCGCGACGGGACCTGACCTACTGGCTGTCCGTGCTGACGCTTGTAGGCGCGTTCGTTCTCACGGCAACGATGTTCAGTTTCGGTGAGGGAAATCGGCTGGGATTCGGTGGTCAGTTCGTCATGGACGACATGGCCGTCCTGCTCAAGTCCTCGATCTATCTGATCATGATCGCGGTGTTCGTCTACTCGCGACCCTACCTCAAGGACCGGGAGTTGTTTCGCGGTGAGTACTATGTCCTGGGTCTGTTCGGTGTCCTGGGCATGATGATCATGGTTTCGGCTCACAATTTCCTGACCATCTACCTGGGACTGGAATTGCTCGCGCTGTCGCAATACGCGCTGGTGGCGATTTCACGTGACTCGGGCGTGGCGAGCGAGGCCGCGGTCAAGTACTTCGTCCTCGGTGCGATCGCCTCGGGCATGCTGCTGTACGGCATGTCGATACTGTATGGCCTGTCCGGCAGTCTCGACCTGGCGGAGATCAGTAACTATCTGGCGACGAATACGGGAAAGAATCTCTACATGGCGTTCGGGCTCTCGTTCGTCGTCGTGGGTGTGGGGTTCAAACTTGGAGCGGTCCCGTTTCATATGTGGGTGCCGGACGTCTATCACGGGGCACCGACCTCCGTGACGCTCTATATCGGTTCGGCGCCGAAGATCGCGGCGTTCGCGATGGTCATCCGATTGCTGGTTGAAAGCATGGGCAGCCTGTTTGCCGACTGGCACCAGATGCTCGTGGTGCTCGCGGCCCTCTCGATGGCCATCGGCAACGTCATCGCGATCGCGCAATCGAACATCAAGCGTATGCTGGCCTATTCCACCATTGCACACGTCGGCTTCATTCTGATGGGAATCCTGGCGGGAACGCCCGAAGGATATTCAGCGGCCATGTTCTACGCCATCGTCTACGCCATCATGGCCGCCGGCGGGTTCGGCATGATTCTGGTCCTCAGCCGGCAGGGATTCGAGCCGGAGAACATCGAGGACTTCAAAGGGCTCAATGACCGAAGTCCGTGGTTCGCATTCATCATGCTCCTGTTGATGTTCTCCATGGCCGGTGTTCCCCCGACGGTGGGTTTCTACGCGAAATTCAGCGTCATTCAGGCAGCTGTTCGTGTGGACCTCGTATGGCTGGCGGTCTATGCCGTCGTGTTTTCGGTGGTCGGGGCGTTCTACTACCTGCGGGTAGTGAAATTGATGTACTTCGACAAGTCGGACGATGACACCGTCATTGCTCCCGTAACCGACGCCGGGGTCGTGATGAGCGCCAACGGACTGTTGATGCTGATCCTGGGTCTGTTCCCCGGGGGATTGATGGCGCTTTGTGCCAACGCCACCAACTGGTAA
- a CDS encoding NADH-quinone oxidoreductase subunit M: MMLEWPVLSLLIWIPILGGFLVIAVGDKGNGARRIALAVSVLTFALSLILFTDFDRSTHEMQFVEMLHWISAFNINYHLGVDGISVPLIILTTFTTILVVMAGWEVIQYRVSQYMATFLVMEGLMIGVFCALDSILFYIFFEAMLVPMFLIIGIWGGPNRVYATLKFFLYTFLGSVFMLVALVYMYSKSGSFGILDYHGLKLGMTEQVLIFLAFLAAFAIKVPMWPVHTWLPDAHVEAPTGGSVILAAILLKIGGYGFLRFSLPITPDASHSLDWLIILMSLVAVVYIGFVALVQQDMKKLIAYSSIAHMGFTTLGIFVVFSILDRTGGTSGATLGMEGGIVQMISHGFISGALFLCVGVLYDRVHSRQIGDYGGVVNTMPVFASFFVLFALANSGLPGTSGFVGEFMVILSSFKANFWFAFLAATTLILGAAYSLWLVKRVVFGNVANRNVEGLQDINRREFIVLGSLAAVVLLFGIWPAPLVDLMAASVEHLVQHVTVSKL; the protein is encoded by the coding sequence ATAATGCTTGAGTGGCCTGTGCTCAGCCTGTTGATCTGGATACCCATCCTGGGTGGGTTTCTCGTCATAGCGGTGGGAGACAAGGGAAACGGTGCCCGGCGTATCGCGCTCGCCGTGTCTGTGCTGACCTTCGCGTTGAGTCTCATCCTGTTCACGGATTTCGACCGGTCCACGCACGAGATGCAGTTCGTCGAAATGCTGCACTGGATCAGCGCCTTCAATATCAACTACCACCTCGGCGTCGACGGGATCTCCGTGCCCCTGATCATCCTGACCACGTTCACGACCATTCTGGTCGTCATGGCGGGCTGGGAGGTTATCCAGTATCGCGTGTCGCAGTACATGGCCACGTTCCTGGTGATGGAAGGTCTGATGATCGGGGTGTTCTGCGCGCTTGACTCGATCCTGTTCTACATCTTCTTCGAGGCCATGCTGGTGCCGATGTTTCTCATCATCGGGATCTGGGGCGGACCGAACCGGGTGTACGCGACCCTCAAGTTCTTTCTGTATACGTTTCTCGGGTCGGTGTTCATGCTGGTCGCGCTGGTCTACATGTATTCCAAATCCGGCAGCTTCGGCATACTCGATTACCACGGCCTCAAGCTGGGGATGACCGAGCAGGTCCTGATCTTTCTGGCGTTTCTGGCGGCGTTCGCGATCAAGGTTCCCATGTGGCCGGTGCACACCTGGTTGCCGGACGCCCACGTAGAGGCGCCGACCGGCGGATCGGTGATCCTGGCGGCGATTCTGCTCAAGATCGGCGGCTATGGTTTCCTGCGGTTCAGTCTGCCGATCACGCCGGACGCCAGTCATAGCCTGGACTGGCTGATCATTCTCATGTCCCTGGTCGCCGTCGTGTACATCGGCTTCGTCGCGCTGGTGCAGCAGGACATGAAGAAGCTGATCGCCTATTCGTCGATTGCGCACATGGGATTCACGACCCTCGGCATCTTCGTCGTCTTCAGTATCCTTGACCGAACCGGCGGGACCTCCGGTGCCACCCTGGGGATGGAGGGAGGGATCGTCCAGATGATCTCCCACGGGTTCATCTCCGGGGCGCTGTTCCTGTGCGTGGGCGTTCTCTATGATCGCGTGCACAGCCGTCAGATCGGAGACTACGGCGGTGTGGTCAATACCATGCCGGTGTTCGCCTCGTTTTTCGTGCTGTTCGCGCTGGCCAACTCCGGATTGCCCGGCACCTCCGGGTTTGTCGGTGAGTTCATGGTTATTCTGTCCAGTTTCAAGGCGAATTTCTGGTTTGCCTTCCTCGCGGCAACGACCTTGATACTCGGCGCCGCCTATTCGTTGTGGCTGGTCAAACGGGTGGTTTTCGGCAACGTGGCGAACCGGAACGTGGAGGGCCTGCAGGACATCAATCGTCGCGAGTTCATCGTACTGGGTTCCCTCGCAGCGGTAGTGCTGCTGTTCGGCATCTGGCCGGCGCCACTGGTCGACCTGATGGCTGCCAGCGTGGAGCATCTCGTTCAGCACGTCACCGTTTCGAAACTTTAG
- the nuoL gene encoding NADH-quinone oxidoreductase subunit L, whose product MEGIYLAIPLAPLVGSIAAGLFGRQIGRTGAHTVTILGVAISFMLSLIVFWHFALKGAEPFNGPVYTWLVSEGVTFSIGFLIDQLTALMLVVVTFVSLMVHIYTIGYMSDDPGYQRFFSYIALFTFSMLMLVMSNNFLQLFFGWEAVGLVSYLLIGFWYTRESAIYAGLKAFLVNRVGDFGFLLGIGAVLAYTGSMDYATVFGQAEAVSRETISIFPGSEWSAITVICLLLFVGAMGKSAQMPLHVWLPDSMEGPTPISALIHAATMVTAGVFMVARMSPLFEYSQVALGVVLVIGSLTAFFMGLVGIVQNDIKRVIAYSTLSQLGYMTAALGASAYAAGIFHLMTHAFFKALLFLAAGSVIVAMHHEQDMRKMGGLRKYMPITYWTSVVGSLALAGIPIFAGFFSKDTIIEAVHLSEAPGATLAYWLVLISVFVTALYTFRLLFMVFHGTGRMDEHTRSHLHETPAVVTVPLIMLAIPSVLAGFVIGPLIFGGFFGDSIVVHPDHNVLAHLGEHYHGVWPFVLHGLMAPPFWLALAGIATAWVFFYWRPELAERAKSRLALPYRILVSKYGFDEFNEFFFAGGARGIGKALWKGGDVFFIDGLLVNGSARAVGWVSGRIRGIQTGYLYHYAFAIIIGLIVFLARFLFSG is encoded by the coding sequence ATGGAAGGGATCTATCTCGCAATTCCCCTGGCCCCTTTGGTCGGCTCCATCGCCGCGGGCCTCTTCGGGCGGCAGATCGGCCGCACCGGCGCGCACACGGTCACGATCCTGGGCGTGGCGATCTCCTTCATGCTGTCGCTGATCGTGTTCTGGCACTTCGCGTTGAAGGGTGCGGAACCCTTCAACGGTCCCGTGTACACGTGGCTGGTCAGCGAGGGTGTCACCTTCAGCATCGGTTTTCTCATCGACCAGCTCACCGCGTTGATGCTCGTTGTCGTGACGTTCGTCTCGCTGATGGTGCACATCTACACCATCGGATACATGAGCGACGATCCCGGATACCAGCGTTTTTTCAGTTACATCGCCCTGTTCACCTTCTCGATGCTGATGCTGGTGATGTCCAACAACTTCCTGCAGCTGTTCTTTGGCTGGGAGGCGGTGGGCCTGGTGTCTTATCTGCTGATCGGTTTCTGGTACACGCGCGAGTCGGCGATCTATGCCGGTCTCAAGGCGTTCCTGGTCAACCGCGTGGGTGATTTCGGCTTCCTGCTGGGTATCGGGGCGGTACTGGCCTATACCGGTTCCATGGACTACGCAACCGTATTCGGCCAGGCCGAAGCCGTCTCCAGGGAGACCATCTCCATCTTCCCGGGGTCGGAGTGGTCTGCGATTACGGTCATCTGTCTCCTTCTGTTCGTCGGGGCGATGGGTAAGTCCGCGCAGATGCCGCTGCATGTCTGGCTGCCGGACTCGATGGAGGGCCCCACCCCCATCTCCGCGCTGATCCACGCGGCGACCATGGTGACCGCGGGCGTTTTCATGGTGGCCCGGATGTCACCCCTTTTCGAGTACAGCCAGGTGGCGCTCGGGGTCGTCCTGGTCATCGGATCGCTCACGGCGTTCTTCATGGGTCTGGTTGGTATCGTGCAGAACGACATCAAACGGGTCATCGCCTATTCGACGCTGTCTCAGCTCGGCTACATGACCGCGGCCCTGGGGGCCTCCGCCTATGCCGCCGGTATCTTCCATCTCATGACGCACGCGTTCTTCAAGGCGCTGCTGTTCCTGGCGGCCGGGTCGGTGATCGTCGCCATGCACCACGAGCAGGACATGCGCAAGATGGGCGGACTCAGGAAGTACATGCCGATCACCTACTGGACCTCGGTGGTCGGCTCGCTGGCACTGGCGGGCATCCCGATCTTCGCGGGTTTCTTTTCCAAGGACACGATCATCGAGGCGGTCCACCTTTCCGAGGCGCCGGGTGCCACACTCGCCTACTGGCTCGTGCTGATCTCGGTCTTCGTCACCGCCCTGTATACGTTTCGTCTGCTGTTCATGGTCTTCCACGGAACCGGGCGGATGGACGAGCACACGCGTTCGCATCTGCATGAGACGCCCGCCGTCGTGACCGTGCCGCTGATCATGCTCGCCATCCCCTCGGTGCTGGCGGGATTCGTCATCGGCCCGCTCATCTTCGGCGGTTTCTTCGGTGACTCGATCGTGGTACATCCGGACCACAACGTGCTGGCGCATCTCGGCGAGCACTACCACGGTGTGTGGCCCTTCGTGTTGCATGGCCTGATGGCTCCCCCGTTCTGGCTGGCGCTGGCCGGTATCGCCACGGCCTGGGTTTTCTTCTACTGGCGGCCGGAGCTGGCCGAACGGGCGAAATCCCGTCTGGCACTGCCGTATCGCATCCTGGTTAGCAAATACGGTTTCGACGAGTTCAACGAGTTTTTCTTCGCCGGTGGGGCGCGCGGAATCGGCAAGGCCCTGTGGAAGGGTGGCGATGTGTTCTTCATCGACGGTCTGCTGGTCAACGGGTCGGCAAGAGCCGTCGGCTGGGTGTCCGGGCGGATTCGCGGGATCCAGACCGGGTATCTGTATCACTACGCTTTCGCGATCATCATCGGTTTGATCGTGTTTCTGGCGAGGTTTCTGTTTTCTGGATAA
- the nuoK gene encoding NADH-quinone oxidoreductase subunit NuoK, with product MVPLANFLVLGAVLFALSVAGIFLNRKNVIILLMSIELMLLAVNTNFVAFSYYSSDMAGQVFVFFVLTVAAAEAAIGLAIVVLLFRNRGTINVQDLDSMKG from the coding sequence ATGGTTCCTCTGGCTAATTTTCTGGTGCTCGGCGCCGTACTTTTTGCACTCAGCGTGGCGGGAATCTTCCTGAACCGGAAGAACGTCATCATTCTGCTGATGTCGATCGAATTGATGCTGCTGGCGGTCAATACCAATTTCGTCGCCTTCTCCTACTATTCGAGCGACATGGCGGGACAGGTGTTCGTCTTCTTCGTCCTGACGGTCGCCGCGGCGGAGGCCGCGATCGGCCTGGCGATCGTGGTGCTGCTGTTCCGCAACCGCGGCACCATCAATGTCCAGGATCTGGACTCGATGAAGGGTTAG
- a CDS encoding NADH-quinone oxidoreductase subunit J, protein MSFTEVVFFVFASIMVLSALRMITVRNPVLAALFLVLTFFSGAAIWLLAEAEFLAIVLVLVYVGAVMVLFLFVVMMLDINIARMREGFIKYLPVGVFVAIVLLVEMVLVVGAKTFDDSSAPVPAPEGFDNTQALGSVLYTEYVYPFEIAAVILLVAIVAAIALTLRKRPETRYQNPARQVRVKREDRVRLVKMEGERS, encoded by the coding sequence ATGAGTTTTACTGAGGTCGTTTTTTTTGTCTTCGCCTCGATCATGGTGCTGTCGGCGCTGCGTATGATCACCGTGCGCAACCCGGTTCTCGCGGCGTTGTTTCTCGTCCTCACCTTTTTTTCGGGCGCGGCGATCTGGCTGCTTGCCGAAGCCGAGTTTCTCGCAATCGTACTGGTCCTCGTCTACGTGGGCGCCGTGATGGTCCTGTTTCTGTTCGTGGTCATGATGCTCGACATCAACATCGCGCGGATGAGAGAGGGATTCATCAAGTATCTTCCGGTCGGTGTGTTCGTGGCGATCGTGCTGCTCGTCGAGATGGTGCTCGTGGTGGGGGCGAAGACCTTCGATGACTCGAGCGCGCCGGTCCCGGCACCCGAGGGATTCGACAATACCCAAGCCCTGGGCAGCGTACTCTATACGGAGTACGTCTATCCGTTCGAGATTGCCGCCGTGATCCTGCTGGTCGCCATTGTCGCGGCGATCGCGCTGACGCTCAGGAAGCGACCCGAGACCCGGTACCAGAATCCGGCCAGGCAGGTCCGCGTGAAACGGGAAGACCGGGTCAGGTTGGTCAAGATGGAAGGGGAGCGTTCCTGA
- the nuoI gene encoding NADH-quinone oxidoreductase subunit NuoI: MASVKHFFQSFLLLELLKGMRLTGYRLFTRKFTVQYPEEQAPRSPRFRGLHALRRYPNGEERCIACKLCEAVCPALAITIDSEEREDGTRRTTRYDIDLFKCIYCGFCEEACPVDSIVETRIDDYHFENRGEQIMTKDKLLAIGDKYEAQIAADRAADAAYR, translated from the coding sequence ATGGCGTCGGTGAAGCATTTTTTTCAGAGCTTTCTCCTGCTGGAACTGCTGAAGGGCATGCGCCTGACGGGATATCGGCTGTTCACCCGCAAGTTTACGGTCCAGTATCCGGAGGAGCAGGCGCCGCGATCGCCGCGGTTCCGCGGTCTGCATGCCCTGCGCAGATATCCCAACGGCGAGGAGCGCTGCATTGCGTGCAAACTGTGCGAGGCCGTGTGCCCCGCGCTGGCCATCACCATCGACTCCGAGGAGCGCGAGGACGGTACCCGGCGGACCACGCGATACGATATCGATCTGTTCAAGTGCATCTATTGCGGGTTCTGCGAGGAGGCCTGCCCGGTGGACTCCATCGTCGAGACGCGGATAGACGACTACCACTTCGAGAATCGGGGAGAGCAGATCATGACCAAGGACAAGCTGCTCGCGATCGGCGACAAGTACGAAGCACAGATCGCCGCGGACAGGGCCGCGGATGCGGCCTACCGCTAG
- the nuoH gene encoding NADH-quinone oxidoreductase subunit NuoH: protein MTEFLTSQWMSIPVDIRTVALIVGKIVLILIPLMLSVAYLTFAERKIIGYMQIRIGPNRVGPKGWLQPIADAVKLLFKEIVIPTNANRALFLAAPLLALGPALAAWAVIPFNDGWVLSDINAGLLYVLALTSIGVYGVIIAGWASNSKYALLGAMRSAAQIVAYEIAMGFALVAVLMPAGSLNFGDIVRAQQGSILHWYWLPLLPIFLVYFISGVAETNRAPFDVAEGESEIVAGFHVEYSGMGFAVFFLAEYANMILIGALTALLFFGGWLSPFEGVLPASAMEIPVLGTFLGGGLHWFVFKTAFFLFCFLWFRATFPRYRYDQIMRLGWKVLIPVTLVWIFVEGAAIALNIGPWFD from the coding sequence ATGACGGAATTCCTCACCTCCCAGTGGATGTCGATTCCAGTCGATATCCGGACCGTAGCCCTCATCGTCGGCAAGATCGTCCTGATCCTCATTCCGCTGATGCTGAGTGTGGCGTATCTGACCTTTGCCGAAAGGAAGATTATCGGCTACATGCAGATCCGTATCGGGCCCAATCGTGTCGGCCCGAAAGGCTGGTTGCAGCCCATTGCGGACGCGGTCAAGTTGTTGTTCAAGGAAATCGTTATCCCGACGAATGCCAACCGGGCGCTGTTCCTCGCCGCACCGCTGCTCGCCCTGGGTCCGGCACTCGCGGCCTGGGCCGTGATACCGTTCAACGACGGCTGGGTGCTGTCGGATATCAATGCCGGGCTGCTGTATGTACTGGCACTCACCTCGATCGGTGTCTACGGCGTCATCATTGCGGGCTGGGCATCCAATTCGAAGTACGCGCTGCTGGGAGCGATGCGCTCCGCGGCGCAGATCGTGGCCTATGAGATCGCGATGGGATTCGCGCTGGTCGCGGTGCTCATGCCGGCAGGAAGTCTCAACTTCGGTGATATCGTCAGGGCGCAGCAGGGAAGCATCCTGCACTGGTACTGGTTGCCACTGCTGCCGATCTTTCTGGTCTATTTCATCTCGGGTGTCGCCGAGACCAACCGTGCACCATTCGACGTGGCGGAAGGAGAATCAGAGATCGTCGCCGGTTTCCACGTCGAGTATTCCGGGATGGGATTTGCCGTATTCTTCCTCGCCGAATATGCCAACATGATCCTGATCGGGGCGCTCACCGCGTTGCTGTTCTTTGGCGGCTGGCTGTCGCCGTTCGAGGGGGTGCTGCCCGCCTCGGCGATGGAGATTCCCGTACTCGGTACGTTCCTCGGTGGCGGGCTGCACTGGTTCGTCTTCAAGACGGCTTTCTTTCTGTTCTGTTTTCTCTGGTTCCGGGCGACGTTTCCGCGTTACCGCTATGACCAGATCATGCGTTTGGGCTGGAAGGTGCTGATCCCCGTCACGCTGGTGTGGATCTTCGTCGAGGGCGCGGCGATCGCGCTGAATATTGGCCCCTGGTTCGACTGA